The following DNA comes from Clarias gariepinus isolate MV-2021 ecotype Netherlands chromosome 7, CGAR_prim_01v2, whole genome shotgun sequence.
tgttgaTTGACATAAACTCTGCATTaaacatgtctttaaaaaaatttatttccttttttttgggaaaaaacgATGTAAATGAAGCATCTCTTGGTGACTTATACATGAATGCCATGCTTCTTTTGTAAAGACCAACAGTGTGAACTGATTGAGTGAATTCGTTGTGTTTCCCTCCTCCATATGCTGTATTTTTGTCAGACTGATGGTACTGCAGCTACCCGGACAGGTAAGGAGTGCTTAGCTAATACTTTTTCTACAATCCTCCTACCTTCTCTCAAAGAGTGTGCTTTTAACAGCGAAAACACCAACCCTGGCTTTGACAGACTTAATACTGTACTCTATTAATGGGACAACATAAACCTTGTTGGCTGTCAATTTGCTTTGACAGTGTAGCCTTGTGTGGAAACACATCCACACATGAATAAGTacaaaaatcaataaatctGAAATACTCGATTACAAAATGAGGAAACTCTTGTTTGGTGAATGTTAATGTTGTCTAGATTGGCTAATCTCAAGCATATTATTTTAAGCACTTCTCTAAGTCACTAGATAAAATTCTGCAAATCAACCACTAACTTTGTGTTACATTCTGTTGTCAACATTGGATTATTTGTTTTGTAACACAAAAATTTCAGGTAGGAAGTCCAAGTTGGCTTAAAAAGTCCCCCCAGAACCATCTGGTCATCAATCCATGTAGGTGAGTATATTGCCAAGGTATGAGCTTTCTCCCAGACCTCTGATCAGATGACTGCATGTCCAAAAATGTTCCAATGTTCCTTCCAAACAAGTGTCCTGAATCCTGGTATACAACTAGTGGACAATCTACAAAGATTCCTGGAAAGCATCAGAGTCAGCAGAGTGATGTGGAATGCACACATtagaacaaataaaattgtaaaaattaataacaaGAAACCCATTTTATTAgccacattaatataaatacagGCAAATTATTTTCCTGGATATCCCAATTTGTTAGAAGTGTGGAGTCAGCACACATGGTAATtcaggatacagcaccccttGAACATGGGATACAATTAAGGGCCTTACTCTAGGGCCTAACTGTGTCCTGAACATCTAATGAGTAATCGAACGCTTCAACCACTGAACCACATCTCCCCAGTTCTGCACCACCACCTGAGGGTGCATCCCCTCTGCTTGGGGTATGCAGTTCTTCAGCAGCTAGACTGTGCTGACCCAGTACATTCATTGATCTCTGCCATCCTGAccatcacaaaaaaaagtagaaaggaTGTGAGAAGTTTTCACAACTTGGTAGTGCTAATTATTTCTTTGTGTAAAATACATACACCCCCCTTCTTAGCCATTTTATGAAATTACTATTAACCAGCTGGTTCCAAGGTAATTTATAATGGATGGGCATAGAACAATAGTTACCACCTTCTACTTCATACAGGTTCCCCTAGCAGattaacaattataataaacagtcatATTGGTTTAACTCAGGCTCAAtcagttaaggctgtgggttactgatcataaggtcggggttcgagccccagcagcGCCAGGATTCCACTGTTGAGCAAGGCTTTTATCCCAACTGCTCCAAAggctgaccccagcttcctaactggagGGCGCAAAAAAAtgatttcactgtgctgtactggacatgtgacaaatattttatttatcctatatataatatacataatttCTATGTTTAACAAGCATTTTGGGGGGGAAATGGTTATACTACATAACTTATACTACCTTTGGATACAATTGTTTGGCTTTTGTTACAAACTTGGCTTGACATGTTTTCTAATTTGTCTCAACcgtatttttttcttctgggtCACTGTATAATAGTTAAATTCTTGATAACTCTTTAAAACATGTATTTAATTACAAGGcattaattgctttttttttttttttttacaacagttcATTCTATGCCTTTACtggcattttgtttgtttaatcaaTATGATCATAAGGAAAGCCTGGCATTTGCTGAGTGTTTTCACAGGCCTACTGCCATCAGACAGGCCAAAAAGTGTTATTTGGCTCATGTGTATATAAAAGGGTCACAATGCGAGAATGATCTGTATGTGCATTCAGCTAAGTGGATCAGAAGAGACATCATGAAGAGCTTAATTGTCCTTTAGATTCACATCGTGTCAGAGGCGACTATCAGTTGAGTTCTCTTTTCGTTACCATTCGGTTGCTCTAATAAAGGTTAAGTCCAtcagagagtgagggaggcagCAAGAGAGAAGGGCATCTGTCTGCCCTACACTTAACCACTTCTTAACTACAGTATGCATACatattcagggtgtaccccgcctcctaccctaagtcccctgggataggctccaggccccctgcgacccccTGCttttacaggataaagcggtatagacgatgagtaagtggaGGGAGTATGCATGTTTTTACTTGGATATCTTCTCCACTGACCTCAATAtagttttatttgttgtttcatCTCAAGCAAATATGGCTGTGATCTGACCTAAAAGTCACAGATTCTACAAATCTGTTTGTCATCCTGTTGATCCCTACAAACTCATCTAAAATCATCTTGAAAATGCCCTTTAAAGTCAAAAACATGAATGGCAAACCTCCAAGAGAAATGCAGAGTTGCCAACATTTCCTCTGTCTGCTCAAGCAGATAATTTTAGTGCTGACAATCCACATGAAAGGCTTTCAACGATGTCTTGGTTTTGTAAGTAGTGACCATGATAGTGTCTTATTAGATGCTCTGACATCTGAAATTCTTACAGAACATACAGAATACACAAGTCTGAGTTACTAACAGTCCACATGCCACAGTGGGGATTTGGCTGCTCTATGAAGAGGTTACTGTCACTTTGATGCAGAATGGATGATCCAGAGTATCTGCCCGTCCTTTTCTCAGCCTATTAACATCCCTGATATTTGCCAGGGAATTTCTAAAACTACAGTAAGTAATACATATAAAGGGCTACAGTGTCACATACGTCTTCATCGttatttatacaaattaaaaaataaaaacaatcacatTACTAAGCAATGAACATCAGCAccttttaaagttaaattttgAGAATTAATCCCGCATACAGTCTAGCAGCTCATTATGTGTGCTTTCAGGGCTACCTTTGTTTAGCCATGTTCCAAGTAATATCATTAAGGATTTAGGATTTACAGTTTTAAGCCAAATTCTAAataacattcaattcaattcaattcaattttatttgtatagcgcttttagcaattttcattgccgcaaagcagctttacatagtcaaaagaattatttaggtttgtatgaaatgtgaatttgtatgaatcaaaatggtcagtttgtccctggtgagcaagccgagggcgacatgAACAGCAAttattgtttacttatttactcactcactcactcatcgtctataccgcttcatcagGCATACAGGGCTGCGGAGGGCCAgtggcctatcccaggagacttacatcAGGAGacggggtataccctggacagggtgccaatccattgcagggtatacacacacacacacacacacacacacacacacactcacacgttcattcatacactatggtcaatttgggaacaccagttagcctaatctgcatgtctttggactgtgggaggaaaccggagtaccccggattaaacccaccaagaatagggagaatatgcaaactccatgctggcgggaatcaaacccccgACCCTGACTGAAGAAGACTAAAGAAATtcaatacatttaattactatAAGCACATAATTGCAATGTTATTTTTACGTCACTAATTGAAGCATATGGATTCTCAAAAGtgagttttattattactattattattattattattattatcattattgtttaaattacattaaaagtttttctccaagtttttttttattagacagTATGGATAAGACCCCATTGGTTatccatatatattttttaattattctacAACTATGCAGTTACAGTAACATTAACTACATATTAAAAGTagcttaaataaacaaacaatagtAACCTTGACCTTTCTATTATCTGTTGTTTCTGATAACAGCTAGAATGTTCCTTATGTTCGAGATAAGAGAACAAATATTTTTCCTTATGGCAAAACTTTAAAGAAATGTTACAGTGATAGCAGTGACCTTGATAAATCGCTTATGTAATCATAGTACAGATTAACATCATTTTCCACACAGGTAcaaaagattaattttttttaacagcattttattttgaagaaCTGGATCCAGGTCATAaaaatttaatgcaaatttaaaaataattacactcatttaaaaaataaaaataatctatatactgatatattaaataaagttttttcgttcacatgcattattaatttaaatgtttattcaaaTTTCCGTGAGTGATTTCAGATgagttgaggaaaaaaaaaaagcatgatgaaCGAAACACTTCCGAACATGCCATTATGTAAAGCATGACAAACTTCAAGATGATagaaggaactttttttttctctcactaagATCACTTATAACAGTGCACCCTGATACGGTTTATTCCTTCTTAAATTAATGGTAATTCCAATTGTTTTTGGCAGGGAATCAGACTTGCCAAccatactacagtacatatagtaCTTGTATAATGTTGGGACATTTGGGCATATTTTCAAAGAGAGTACATCTATCTCATTAGGATGCATTTGATTTACTTCTTTTTAACTTTTGCCTTCATCTGAGATTTGGCTCCACATCCAAACTGGTACAAATCGTGTTTGCGTGTCTTATCAGTAAAGCCTGGCATTAAGTGAGTTTTTCCATCACAGCGAAAAAGTTCTAGCGCAGGATCATACACGTAATGATATGCGGATggcgtgtgtgtataaaaagcCTGTGTTGTGCGAACGATCTGTGTGTTCATTCGGGCAACCAGAGAACAAGATTCACAATGAAGAGCCTAATCGTCGTTATGGCCTGCCTCGTCCTCTCCGAGGCAGCCATTAAGTAAGTACTAAGTGGCTGATGACTCTCATTATTCCTTTTAAATTTTCAAGCATTTGTCTTCAGTGCATATTTTGTGAATAGTGCTGGCTTTATGTTGTGTTTAGCTGAGGTTTTGTCCGTCTGTGCAGGGTTCCCCTGATCAGGGGTAAGTCCATCAGAGAGAGTCTGAGGGAGAAGGGCATCCATCTGCCTTACACTGATCCAGCCCTTAAATATCAGCGCCCAGAGGTCCTGGCCACTACCACTATCGATTCCTTGACCTACGCTGATGTAAGTCAAATCCCAGTCTTACTTCTCAAACTAGCCTAAGGATTCGTCTGATCGGTTTACCACCTGTGTTTCAGTCATACTACTTTGGCGTTATCAGCGTCGGCACACCACCCCAGTCCTTCCAAGTGCTTTTTGACACTGGCTCTTCCAACCTGTGGGTCAACTCTGTGTACTGCAGCACCCAGGCATGCAGTAGGTTCACCGCTATTCACTCAAGCACCATGCATTAGAAAACGCCTTTTATAGGAGTTAGACAAAGGAGATGTTTATAACCTAGATCTGTGCATTTCTTTCAACAGCGGCTCAAGCTCAGTTCAACCCTCAGCAGTCCTCCACCTACCAGAGCACCTCTCAAACCTTCTACCTGCCCTACGGAGCTGGAGCTCTCAACGGCGTCTTTGGTTACGATACTGTCACTGTAAGTGTCTAGCTCATAAtttagcacatacagtatgaacctAAATATGATTTACTATACTGTGACTTGACTAAGTTCTAGCTGGATATATTATCCAAAAAAGAAATTTCAGTATTGCTGTGATGATAGGAGTGCAACAGATCACAAATCAGATCAAAGCATCCATTGTGAGCAATGAATGAGAGAATTTTCTTCGAATCAgcaaaaaaagggagagaaaaataaattctccctttattattcataaaatgtaaagaacGCATAAAGCAAGGAACTTTTTCCCATGGTCTTAAATGAAAACAGCATTCCAGATGtctaatgtgtaaataaaataaaaatattcaatagttaattatcaaattaaggaaaatataaggcataaagatttttttaaagatgtataCACTGAccattcttttttataaaacaacagtaaaaaaaaagtgtccaaaagatagaaaaaaaaaacactaaataaatatcaatTAAGTCAAGTTATCAGAACTGCGCAGCGGGAATTTCTtggtgtgatctggcaaccctgataGGCACAGAGCTAGCAAGTGGGAGAAAGGTTGAGCTGGCAaaaatatagttaaaaaataacctttttacaattaattatttGACGTCTTTTCACTCAGTAATCTTGCCCAATTACAGCACTATATCACCGTATCACTGTATTACTATATTTCACACTATGATGGTTAGACTTTACAATTTATCCATGGTTCACATACATGTCAAACCGTGCGAAGAAGATCACGGATCAACTCTGATTTGTTACAACTCTATACATGGTATAACGTGTCTGGGttcatattaatataacatCCATAGGTGTGTTTAGGTGATACCGAATTAAATTGACCTTACTTAATATCCTGGGCACCAGGGACTcataacttatttattattgtgaattttttgcaatttgtgGTATTTAACAGACTGATCTAAACTCCAATAAATATGCTTTCTGTATTCATATGCATCTTTATTTGTTAATATCATGTGTAAGCCTCTCGAGCACAGCACTTATTAGACAGTTTATCTTTTTTGACTTTTGATAGCTGGCTGGCATCCAGGTCACTAATCAGGAGGTCGGTCTGAGCACTAACGAACCAAGCCAGCCCTTCCTGTCAGCTCCATTCGATGGAATCCTGGGTCTGGCCTACCCATCTCTTGCTGTCGGCAATGCCATGCCCCTCGTCGACAACATGATGCAGCAGGGACTCCTTGAACAAAACCTGTTTGGAATCTATCTGAGCCCGTAAGCCATTGTGAATTTGTCCATGCACATCTAAAGACATATAGGCATATTTTGTTAATTGTTATTGCGTTGGTATGAATAGTTACCTAAACCTGTATGGCACTGAATGTTCAGGGCTGGAGGATCTGGCAGTGAGGTTGCTTTTGGTGCTGTGGACACCAACATGTATCAGGGACAGATCTACTGGACACCAGTGACCGCTGAGACCTACTGGCAGATTGGCATTCAGGAGTAAGTGGCATTCATAATAGGAAacattagtaaataaataattattgacttttaatttataatagatttgtttttaatcataaaCGTTATTATGGATCAGGTTCACGATTTCAGGACAGCAGACTGGCTGGTGCTCCCAGTACGGAGGCTGCCAGGCCATCGTGGACACCGGTACCCCCAGCCTTACTGCCCCTAGCAACATCTACTCCTCTCTGATGCAGCAAATCGGGGCACAGCAGAATAGCTACGGCGAGGTACGATCCCATAAAACTGAATTGGGAAAAGGGGAATTATAATGTTTTACCAGTTATTTGCAGTGTAAATGTAAAGGTAAAAATTGTAAAGGTTGTAAGAAGGTATGATATTATAAGAAGACTGTAAAAAGGACAAAGTTCTTATAAATGAAAATACCTCAAACTTTCAATGAAAGTTTATAGAATGTAAAGGATTGAGGTATAGATCACTCTAGCTCCTTCAGAGTTACTCTTGGCCTCCTCTCTCAATCCAATTCTAACCTTTGGTGGACAGCCTCCACTATACTACGCCATGACTATATGATATTCTTCAGATTTTTAAACAATGGCATTGTTGGTGTTAtacaatttgtaatttgtttttatagcaTTCACCAAAACCATGgatttctttttgaaatttGATTTGATGATGAGAGAAAGCTCATGTATTGCATcttgcaatttgggaacaaagATGCTGTACTAGCATCTTTTTGTGTTACACTGAATTTTCAGTATTATGGCTGGCAGGTGACCtgaattgctttaaaaaaaaaatttatccacACATCCCCCTCAACATCTTCTGCACAACCTTATTTTTAACAGTACGCTGTGGACTGTAGCCAGGTCAGCAGTCTCCCCACTCTGACCTTCACCATCAGTGGAACCACCTTCTCCCTGGGACCCTCTGCCTACATCCAAGTAAGTTCCCATCTCCAAATATTCACACACCAATGGGTGTATCAATCCCTAAAACCAACCTCCAATGTCTAAATATCTCGTGGTATATTCACAGCAGACCCAGAGTGGCTACTGCACCGTTGACATCACTCCCACCTACCTGCCCTCTCAGAACAACCAGCCTCTCTGGATCTTCGGCGATGTCTTCCTCAGGTCCTACTACTCCGTGTATGACCGCGCAAACAACCAGGTTGGCTTCGCCCAGCTTGCCTGAACACCACCATCAACTCTCCATAGAAATCTCTAATAGAACCCTATGGTCTCcatagcatcattgatacctgTATTAATTAAAAGGAAATTGAAAGCTCCTTGTGGTGGACTGTTACTATctggaatttctttttttctgtttgttttaatattgccAGTTATAAGCAAATTCAATAATGGATTTTGGTGTTAACTTGTTTTCAAACGGAAATATCTATTTAAATATATCTCCCAGTACCATACCATATTGAAACACAATcgttcaaataaaaatttaaatcatgcaAAAATCATCTCTAGTATTGTTTCTATTTTATTCGATTCTATTCATTCTATTGATGCACACAGAGCATGAAGCATTATATCAAATGCCCACTAAACTCTATACAAGCATGTACGCAGGTTATCAATCTCTTCACTTGTACATTCTGGAATTGGTTAAACCGCTGAGGTTATCAATCTTTTCTGAGCGTGACCTTGATGTATACAAAGTAACATGAACTTATTTTGGCAATGAAGTATTTAACTAACATAAAGagcatcactcactcactcactgatcGTCTTAACCACTTCATCCTTGATACAGGGTATTgaggagcctggagcctatcacaggggcacaaggcggggtacaccctggacagggtgccaatccttcacagcccacaaacacacacacacactgacacactacgggcagtttgggaacaccaattatcctaatttgcatgtctgtggactgtgggaggaaaccagagtaccaggaggaaactcaccaagcatggggagaacgtgTAAACCCTGGGAAGCAAACGctggaggttcaaggcgacagtgctaaccactaagccactgtgccaccataaGAACATGTCTCGCCAACATCTAACACAATTACAGAGATGCTATTACTTACTATATTTACTTACAGAATTAATGCatagtatctacagtataatgatcACATCACAGAAGCTTGCACTAAAGCCTGTATGTTAATATAAAAAGCCTTTAAGTTTCTTGAAGAACATAAGCTTGGACTGAAGAACACCAAATATCTTCATATGTCAACATGTGCAGCATGTTGATATGTtatagggaccgtggaggccaatggtgaccatggtatttattcctatttttacgATCGTGGTAGGACtgtggactttgggaggaaatacataagtatataaatataaagagcTGAAAAAAGTAGCTGTTTTATTATAGGCTTGTTGTTACTCGTGAATTGTTACAGGACTGTTGTTGGTTTCCTACAACAGCTGTGCAGATGTGCACaaccaagcaaaaaaaaagttaatattttgtACTTTCTTGGTGTTACAGCTCCAGGACAACCAACGTCCCTATTCTTAAATTCTCATTGTGGTGCTGTTCTGGGTTACGGCTGTATTTCATGCTCCTGCATCCAGATTCAGACCACAGACACAAGGAAACACAATCAGCCTACACTGCATATCTTTTTACTGTGCGAAAAAACCTGGAGGCTATCCACCcagcacagggggaacatgaACAGACCAGAGGCGAGATTTAATTCCCcagccctggaggtgtgaggtgacgGCGCTAACTAGTGTAGTACAATTAGTCACATAAAAATTCCACTTGCAATATGGACTTAcacaataatttaattacaaaagactgtaatttattacaaatagtATACAGATAGTCAGAAATCTGTATACAGtttgtaaagaataaataatatatctttttattagtgctgtcaaaattagtgcgttaacgcatgcgattaatttaaaatatttaacgcattaaaaaaaattaacgcaattaacgcggttgcagttttttttatttcctgttgtggccgacgtgtgttcaacgtgcaaagaagtatggataagaccaaggaaggacttttagacggaaagtttcagtataaaactctgccggatggttctgtggataaaacaaaagtaatctgtacattttgcaaagccgaatttaaataccagagaagtaattcgtctttgacatatcacttaaaagcaaaacaccccaccgaaacaatctctacagggcctcgccaatgtaaattgcattgattgttttgaaattcaaatgacacaaatggcacatacctgtgtttttatttctgtaataaatatggctttcaagccaacagttaatttggagaatattgatggtttattgcaggtatgttgtttacatgagaaaatctgtgttacaagttaaacaaaaattccaataaacaatcatatttgaatttaaatagtttcattgtcttgagtttacattaattatttacatttacatatccaaaaagtttcagtgttttaattgtgattaatcgcgattaattgcaaaaaagtgtgcgattaattagttatttttttttaatcgattgacagcactactttttatataattttgagttgataaataaaaatagataaacatcctcttaatgaaaaaatgtgtctaattatttttttagcctatataaatatgtttaacacaaaatggtacatttaaaattgcagttttaattttagtaaaaatatgaataaaatttttgtgtgtgtgcgtgtatgtttGCAAACTGTGCGGCCTTAGTGCTAACCACCGAGGCGTGTGCCACCCTATCCTGGTACTAATTTGTTCCGAGTGGGTAGCATTGGCATTAAAACACTCCTAAACAATTatagttaatatttattttacctaAATTAAATGCAcgaattgataaaaaaaaattacactgtgATTAGGTTGAAAAACATAACTATTAAACATACCGTTTGGTATCTAATagtatatttcattatttatgtttgctaatatttatttagtgcctcaaaattatttgaaaaaattgCAATTATTGACAAACCCTACATAAACGTCTAACTATCTATGTActatgaattaaaattaaattctaattctaattttaaaaacaagcttattaatcagaaataaatgaTGGAATAACaagtataaaatatagaaaatatttctataaatatTCTATAGCTAtagaaaataagaacaaaatatataatattaaaatataaaataaaataataacttagCTGTACAAAAATATAGAAGATggctgtaaaaatataaaaaatatacaaaatgttatggaaattgacatagaatttaaatagaaatgtttaaagagtttgcaaatatgcatgaatgtgtaaatgtgtaatatCCATAAAttgtccatgaatgtccaggGTAATAATTGCACTGGCCAGTATTACAATTCAGATTCTTTTATGTGAGTAATTGTGCAGCTTAAACTTATATACTGACCTTTTCCTTAATGCAAAGACAACAGCCCTTATGGATGCACAGCTCTAGGAAATACATACATCCTGTATATTACTGCACTGTAAATAGATCTAGCTCTCAATAAGCTACTTACAAAATCAATGAATCACTCAATGGATCAATAGGGTCCAGTCAGGCTATATTAGTTTAAAGGTCATATGGCAGCACAGCTATTATTTATGGTTCAGTTCCctgattgttttatatatatatatatatattgatgtaactatacttttttattgtaaatgcttaatatattaaatgcataatatatatatgtgtgtgtgtgtgtgtgtgtgtgtgtgtgtgtgtgtgtgtgtgtgtctaaagcaACCCACCGCTGAAACCTCCTATCACTCCCTGCTTATTACAGTGGGCGGGGTCTGTTCAGAACTCTGCAACGCAACATTGTTGCCCGTCATCAGCTGTTGCCATGGCAGCTGGTGCTTGCTAAGGGGTGATGTCACGCTATTAGCAGAAACCCCCCTAGAGGGTTCGAGCTCGTTAAGGAGGGTGAGGTCACCTTTAACAGCTGTCACCATGACAACTGCATCCTACTAGTATAAGCTCATTCGCTGACTCATCCCACTTTCATCTCGGATTTCAAGCCAGAAACAGCAGAGAATACATGACACGTGTGTTCTTTGCTCCGTAAATCACAACAAATACGGATTTATCTTTATCCTACAATATTGAACAgcatgtaattattattagttgtgTATGGCTGGTTATTTAGTATTTAGTACTGTATAGTACTATGTAGACTCTCATTCCTGGAAAGGAAAAGTAACAGCGTGAGAGTGCTT
Coding sequences within:
- the LOC128527797 gene encoding gastricsin-like isoform X1, with translation MKSLIVVMACLVLSEAAIKVPLIRGKSIRESLREKGIHLPYTDPALKYQRPEVLATTTIDSLTYADSYYFGVISVGTPPQSFQVLFDTGSSNLWVNSVYCSTQACTAQAQFNPQQSSTYQSTSQTFYLPYGAGALNGVFGYDTVTLAGIQVTNQEVGLSTNEPSQPFLSAPFDGILGLAYPSLAVGNAMPLVDNMMQQGLLEQNLFGIYLSPAGGSGSEVAFGAVDTNMYQGQIYWTPVTAETYWQIGIQEFTISGQQTGWCSQYGGCQAIVDTGTPSLTAPSNIYSSLMQQIGAQQNSYGEYAVDCSQVSSLPTLTFTISGTTFSLGPSAYIQQTQSGYCTVDITPTYLPSQNNQPLWIFGDVFLRSYYSVYDRANNQVGFAQLA
- the LOC128527797 gene encoding gastricsin-like isoform X2, translating into MKSLIVVMACLVLSEAAIKVPLIRGKSIRESLREKGIHLPYTDPALKYQRPEVLATTTIDSLTYADSYYFGVISVGTPPQSFQVLFDTGSSNLWVNSVYCSTQACTAQAQFNPQQSSTYQSTSQTFYLPYGAGALNGVFGYDTVTLAGIQVTNQEVGLSTNEPSQPFLSAPFDGILGLAYPSLAVGNAMPLVDNMMQQGLLEQNLFGIYLSPAGGSGSEVAFGAVDTNMYQGQIYWTPVTAETYWQIGIQEFTISGQQTGWCSQYGGCQAIVDTGTPSLTAPSNIYSSLMQQIGAQQNSYGEYAVDCSQVSSLPTLTFTISGTTFSLGPSAYIQTQSGYCTVDITPTYLPSQNNQPLWIFGDVFLRSYYSVYDRANNQVGFAQLA